A region of the Deltaproteobacteria bacterium genome:
CTGCGAACGGCAGTCTATCGTAACATGGTCTGAACGGTGAAGAAAATCCGTCCCCTGGTGGCCAGCCTCGTTGTGTTATTCGCATTCATGGGGATCTTTATGATCAGTGGATTTATTGACAGGTTTATTTTTTTTCCAGAGCGAACACTTGTTGGCACTCCCGGCAATCTGGGGCTTCCCTACGAAGACAGCTGGTTCTCGAGCAGTGATGGAGTCCGTTTGCACGGCTGGTTTGTGCCGTCAGGGCCGGGCGACCGTATTGTTCTTTTCTGTCACGGCAATGCTGGCAACATTTCACATCGACTGGACAATATTCACAAACTTTATGATCTGGGTGTCAGCGTGTTCATATTCGACTATCGCGGCTACGGCCGCAGCGAGGGAAAGATCAGCGAGGCAGGTTTCTACGCTGACGCTGAAGCTGCCTATCTAGAAGCCAGGGCGCGAGCAGACCGTTATGGCGGCAAGCTTTTTGTCTTTGGTCGCTCGCTGGGTGGCATTGCTGCAACTCATGTGGCCTCGAAGTATCCCTGTAACGGTCTTATTTTGGAATCTACCTTTACGAATCTGGG
Encoded here:
- a CDS encoding alpha/beta hydrolase, encoding MGIFMISGFIDRFIFFPERTLVGTPGNLGLPYEDSWFSSSDGVRLHGWFVPSGPGDRIVLFCHGNAGNISHRLDNIHKLYDLGVSVFIFDYRGYGRSEGKISEAGFYADAEAAYLEARARADRYGGKLFVFGRSLGGIAATHVASKYPCNGLILESTFTNLGDIARVHYPLPFLNRWLGDRLNAVAKIAAVKAPILFFHGDQDAIVPIRLGRRLFAAAGEPKEFVVLAGAAHNDTYLVGGEAYFKKICDFFNRAAGSTGHN